A genome region from Pseudanabaena sp. Chao 1811 includes the following:
- a CDS encoding CmpA/NrtA family ABC transporter substrate-binding protein, translated as MSTFSRRKFLTTAGLSTVSAIALNACTGGGEAPKTDTKTTTAASKSPEAKVSAADAPEVTKAKLGFIALTDAAPLIVAKEKGLFAKYGMKDVEVLKQASWGTTRDNIALGSDAGGIDGAHILSPIPYLLNEGKITNGKKVPMYVLARLNTNGQAISIANDFKELKIALKSDSLKDSFAKIKSSGKEIKCAVTFPGGTHDLWMRYWLAANGVDPNTDVNTIVVPPPQMVANMKAGNMQAFCVGEPWNARLVAQNSGYSALITGELWKDHPEKAFSMRADWVDKNPKATKALLAAVLEAQVWCEQAENKEEMCKIIGADKWLKVPPAEILGRLQGKVDYGDGRTLDNPDLAMKFWKDAASYPFKSHDLWFVTEDMRWGYFDADTDAKKLVDKVNREDLWKEAAKMIGKEADIPKSTSRGIETFFDGVKFDPENPSEYLKGLKIKKA; from the coding sequence ATGAGTACATTCTCTCGTCGCAAGTTTTTAACCACCGCAGGACTTTCTACTGTTAGCGCGATCGCTTTAAATGCCTGTACAGGCGGCGGCGAAGCACCAAAAACTGATACCAAGACTACCACTGCCGCCAGCAAGTCCCCTGAAGCAAAAGTTAGTGCTGCTGATGCCCCTGAAGTCACTAAAGCAAAGCTTGGTTTTATCGCTCTCACCGATGCAGCTCCTTTGATTGTTGCTAAGGAGAAAGGTCTATTTGCGAAATATGGCATGAAGGATGTCGAAGTTCTCAAACAGGCTTCTTGGGGAACCACTCGCGACAACATTGCCCTTGGATCTGATGCTGGTGGTATTGATGGCGCACATATTTTGTCGCCTATTCCCTATTTACTGAATGAAGGCAAGATTACTAACGGCAAAAAAGTCCCCATGTATGTCTTGGCAAGACTAAATACCAATGGACAAGCAATCTCTATTGCCAATGACTTTAAAGAACTCAAAATTGCGCTCAAGAGTGATTCTCTCAAAGATAGTTTTGCCAAGATTAAGTCTAGTGGTAAAGAAATCAAGTGTGCTGTCACTTTCCCCGGGGGAACCCATGATTTGTGGATGCGCTATTGGCTAGCGGCAAATGGAGTCGATCCGAATACCGATGTCAATACCATCGTCGTTCCCCCACCACAGATGGTTGCCAATATGAAGGCTGGTAACATGCAAGCATTCTGTGTGGGCGAACCTTGGAATGCTCGTTTGGTTGCCCAAAATTCTGGCTACAGTGCCTTAATCACTGGCGAACTATGGAAAGATCATCCTGAAAAAGCCTTCTCTATGCGTGCCGATTGGGTTGATAAGAATCCTAAAGCTACTAAGGCTCTGCTCGCAGCAGTTCTCGAAGCTCAAGTTTGGTGTGAACAAGCTGAAAATAAAGAAGAGATGTGTAAAATCATCGGTGCTGATAAGTGGCTGAAGGTTCCACCTGCCGAAATTTTAGGAAGACTGCAAGGTAAGGTTGACTACGGCGATGGTAGAACTCTAGACAATCCCGATCTTGCGATGAAGTTCTGGAAAGATGCAGCTTCCTATCCATTCAAGAGTCACGATCTTTGGTTTGTAACTGAAGATATGCGTTGGGGCTATTTTGATGCTGACACCGATGCGAAGAAGTTGGTAGATAAGGTCAATCGTGAGGATCTCTGGAAAGAAGCTGCGAAGATGATTGGCAAAGAAGCTGATATTCCTAAGAGTACTTCTCGCGGCATCGAAACTTTCTTTGATGGAGTCAAGTTTGATCCAGAAAATCCCAGCGAATACCTCAAAGGATTGAAGATTAAAAAGGCTTAA
- a CDS encoding ABC transporter ATP-binding protein, with protein MQTLDLTDNNQQINRDPFLVMDGVSKVYPTPRGPYTVLEDVNLTVYEGEFICVIGHSGCGKSTLLNMVAGFNKPTSGEICLRSKPIVRPGPDRMVVFQNYSLLPWMTAFENVYLAVKQVYKEKSKEEKIKIAKDMLELVGLSEAMHKKPKELSGGMRQRVSIARALSIRPEVLILDEPFGALDVMTREELQEELLAIWRKNRVTALMITHEIDEALFLADRIVMMSNGPAAHIAEIIDVPFARPRDRKAIADDPRYYSLRNYILEFLYSRFALADEAD; from the coding sequence ATGCAGACTCTTGATCTTACAGATAATAATCAGCAAATAAATAGAGATCCATTTCTAGTCATGGATGGAGTTTCTAAGGTCTATCCCACACCTAGAGGTCCTTATACTGTTCTCGAAGATGTTAATTTGACAGTCTATGAAGGCGAGTTTATCTGTGTCATCGGTCACTCTGGCTGTGGTAAATCGACACTTTTAAACATGGTGGCTGGTTTTAATAAACCAACCTCAGGCGAAATCTGTTTGCGATCCAAACCAATCGTTCGTCCCGGTCCCGATCGCATGGTGGTGTTCCAAAACTACTCGCTCCTACCTTGGATGACCGCCTTTGAGAATGTCTATCTAGCAGTTAAGCAGGTTTATAAAGAGAAATCTAAGGAAGAAAAAATCAAAATTGCTAAGGATATGCTCGAATTAGTCGGCTTGAGCGAAGCAATGCACAAAAAACCAAAGGAACTTTCTGGTGGTATGCGTCAGAGGGTATCAATCGCCCGTGCGTTATCCATTCGTCCTGAAGTATTGATCCTTGATGAACCCTTTGGTGCGTTAGACGTAATGACCCGCGAAGAATTGCAGGAAGAACTATTAGCAATTTGGCGCAAAAATCGGGTTACAGCACTGATGATCACCCATGAAATTGATGAAGCACTCTTCCTCGCCGATCGCATTGTGATGATGAGCAATGGACCTGCCGCCCATATTGCTGAAATCATCGATGTACCATTTGCGCGTCCTCGCGATCGCAAAGCGATCGCCGATGATCCTCGCTACTACAGCCTTCGCAACTACATCCTTGAATTTCTCTATAGTCGCTTTGCCTTAGCT
- the ntrB gene encoding nitrate ABC transporter permease, whose translation MAAGSLKSRFSVNNIGEWFQKQARFIIPPVIALFFILGTWQILCSGKTPPLPPPSKVWQETQEYIWNPFFDRDYFDVSAADKTDSPARQALKEKLTIEKGLGVKTMVSLRRVAIGYTASAIIGISFGIAIGTNVFLYRAFDPIFQVLRTIPPLAWLPIAMSAFQGVNESLKSIGLDVTEAAALFVIFVTSIWPILMNTAVGVQQVPQDYRNVSRVLRLSKFDYFITILMPSAAPYIFTGLRIAVGLSWLAIVAAEMLTGGVGIGFFIWDSYNSQKSSELILALVYIGLVGFLLDKVVYYVSKLVAQSDA comes from the coding sequence ATGGCGGCAGGAAGCTTAAAGTCACGATTTTCAGTTAATAACATAGGCGAATGGTTTCAGAAACAGGCCCGTTTTATCATTCCGCCTGTGATAGCTTTGTTCTTTATTTTGGGAACATGGCAAATACTCTGTTCAGGTAAAACCCCTCCTTTACCACCTCCAAGCAAAGTCTGGCAAGAGACTCAAGAATATATTTGGAATCCCTTCTTCGATCGCGATTATTTTGATGTTAGTGCTGCGGACAAAACCGATAGTCCTGCCCGTCAAGCCCTCAAGGAAAAACTCACCATCGAAAAAGGCTTAGGCGTAAAAACAATGGTCAGTTTACGTCGTGTGGCGATCGGCTATACCGCTTCCGCGATTATTGGCATTTCCTTCGGTATTGCGATCGGTACAAATGTATTTCTCTATCGTGCCTTTGACCCCATCTTCCAAGTTTTGCGGACAATCCCTCCCCTTGCATGGCTACCGATCGCCATGTCCGCCTTCCAAGGTGTCAACGAATCACTGAAATCTATTGGTCTAGACGTTACCGAAGCCGCCGCATTATTCGTGATTTTCGTCACTTCGATCTGGCCGATCTTAATGAATACCGCAGTTGGCGTACAACAGGTTCCCCAAGACTATCGCAACGTGTCGCGAGTCTTGCGCCTAAGTAAGTTTGACTACTTCATCACGATTCTGATGCCCTCGGCAGCTCCCTATATTTTCACAGGTTTACGGATTGCCGTTGGTCTGTCGTGGCTAGCGATCGTGGCAGCGGAAATGTTGACTGGTGGTGTCGGCATTGGCTTCTTTATCTGGGATAGCTACAACAGCCAAAAGAGTAGCGAACTGATTTTAGCTCTGGTTTACATCGGTTTAGTAGGCTTCCTACTCGATAAAGTCGTTTATTACGTCAGCAAACTAGTTGCTCAGTCAGATGCTTAG